A section of the Leptospira kobayashii genome encodes:
- a CDS encoding ArsR/SmtB family transcription factor, which yields MPKEMEEVGKVFKALADPNRRKVLDLLYANNGQPLSALCEQLDMQRQSASQHIDILIDANLVTVVWKGREKLHFINPVPIHEVYERWVRKFEQNRLGFLHDLKAQLEGENNGKT from the coding sequence ATGCCGAAAGAAATGGAAGAAGTTGGCAAGGTGTTCAAGGCACTGGCGGATCCGAACCGTCGGAAAGTTCTCGATCTACTTTATGCCAACAATGGCCAACCTCTTTCAGCTCTTTGCGAACAGTTGGATATGCAAAGGCAGTCGGCGTCACAACACATTGACATCTTAATCGATGCGAACTTGGTAACCGTAGTTTGGAAGGGTCGAGAGAAACTCCACTTCATCAATCCGGTTCCGATTCACGAGGTCTATGAACGTTGGGTTAGAAAATTTGAACAAAATCGCTTAGGGTTTTTACACGACCTGAAAGCACAGCTGGAAGGAGAAAACAATGGAAAAACCTAG
- a CDS encoding GDSL-type esterase/lipase family protein, with translation MFTHIFRFLSTSVLSAIVFYSLLWPTRIAAEPLGVKQSASIPIIRQFGDSITYGYGYVQCYGTPGICMGTTINGGQIQQCMTCAVYMWGGGYRGWMTELALQPSNQFGFATVGYQCGGSYTSQWQTNSMSHDGYPGFRTDQLVPIAMLPSVASITLVHAGTNDFAQGKSVDWATQNLTQIVKNLIQQSGNGTIYVAKIVRFMKPAASCTKCTDNTVLNPLVKTYNEWIDQKLANAIGTKFSNQVVIVDMYDALTLATDYSFDGVHPSPAGYQKMACSWIRAIKKMPSLPENPCSGFTFGETKSQTIPSESDLQKSLPQPEFMNRILQGKLKGASDF, from the coding sequence ATGTTTACTCACATTTTTCGTTTTCTATCAACGAGTGTACTATCAGCGATCGTTTTTTACAGCTTATTATGGCCGACACGGATTGCTGCCGAGCCGTTAGGCGTCAAACAGTCTGCGAGTATACCGATCATTCGGCAGTTCGGCGATTCCATTACTTATGGTTATGGATATGTTCAGTGTTATGGGACACCTGGAATTTGCATGGGTACTACAATCAATGGCGGTCAAATCCAACAATGTATGACTTGCGCGGTTTATATGTGGGGTGGAGGTTATAGAGGCTGGATGACTGAGCTCGCCTTGCAACCTTCGAATCAATTTGGTTTTGCAACGGTCGGGTATCAGTGCGGCGGATCCTATACTTCTCAGTGGCAAACCAATTCCATGTCGCATGACGGATATCCCGGCTTTCGCACCGACCAGCTGGTGCCCATTGCGATGCTTCCAAGTGTTGCATCTATTACATTGGTTCATGCAGGGACGAATGATTTCGCACAAGGTAAGTCCGTGGACTGGGCGACTCAGAATCTGACTCAAATCGTAAAAAATTTAATCCAGCAAAGTGGAAATGGAACAATCTATGTAGCTAAAATTGTCCGCTTTATGAAGCCTGCGGCCAGTTGTACAAAATGTACGGATAATACGGTTTTGAATCCGCTTGTTAAAACATACAATGAGTGGATTGATCAGAAGCTGGCCAATGCGATTGGTACTAAATTTTCCAACCAAGTGGTCATTGTGGATATGTACGACGCACTTACATTGGCCACTGATTACTCATTCGATGGAGTACATCCTAGCCCGGCAGGATATCAGAAGATGGCTTGTTCTTGGATTCGCGCGATCAAGAAGATGCCTTCCTTGCCAGAGAATCCCTGTTCCGGATTTACCTTTGGTGAAACAAAAAGTCAAACCATACCTTCAGAATCCGATTTGCAAAAATCACTACCGCAACCAGAATTTATGAATCGAATTTTGCAGGGTAAACTTAAGGGTGCTTCGGATTTCTGA